Proteins from a genomic interval of Nitrosomonas sp.:
- the uvrC gene encoding excinuclease ABC subunit UvrC — MAEDPFDGKAFALKLPAQPGVYRMLNAAQKVIYVGKAINLRKRVVSYFRQSGSLSPRIQLMVSQVAGIETTVTRSEAEALILENNLIKSLAPRYNILFRDDKSYPYLKLTRHDYPRLVYYRGALDNENQYFGPFPNAGVVKSSIQLLQKVFRLRTCQNSVFNHRTRPCLLYQIKRCSGPCVGLVTEEDYREDVRNATLFLQGKQQEVLKVIEAKMLTAADELNFEQAALFRDQMQSLRKIQEKQFVDSGRLLDADVIACVAGEDGSVAVNLVMIRGGRHLGDKTFFPQNAQEYDLNAILETFVAQHYLQRSTPPLIILGEKINVTLLQDLLSEQAGHKITLTTHPIADRRKWLDMAAQNAQLALQQRINQQAGQENRLQALQTALDLPGLKRIECFDISHTMGEATMASCVVYDDMAERHNEYRRYNITGNQPGDDYAAMRDVLQRRYARIAAGEGKLPDLILIDGGKGQVNIAYEVMLELGLGDIPLLGVAKGEARKPGLEQLVYPLQTPTVRLPSDHPGLHLIQQIRDEAHRFAIQGHRAKRAKARNVSDLEQITGIGAKRRQSLLTRFGGLKGVKNASIDELQQTEGISRALAEKIYREIR; from the coding sequence CTGGCGGAAGACCCGTTCGACGGGAAAGCATTTGCACTGAAACTGCCAGCTCAGCCTGGCGTGTATCGCATGCTCAACGCCGCGCAGAAAGTTATTTATGTCGGCAAGGCAATCAATTTACGCAAGCGCGTTGTGTCCTACTTTCGCCAGTCTGGCAGTCTGTCTCCCCGCATTCAATTAATGGTGTCACAAGTAGCCGGGATCGAAACTACCGTCACCCGTTCCGAGGCAGAAGCGCTGATTCTGGAAAACAACCTGATCAAAAGCCTGGCGCCCCGTTACAACATCCTGTTTCGTGACGATAAGTCTTATCCTTACCTGAAGCTCACCCGGCATGATTATCCTCGGCTGGTCTATTATCGGGGCGCGCTGGATAACGAAAATCAGTATTTTGGCCCATTCCCCAATGCGGGCGTAGTCAAATCCAGCATTCAACTGCTGCAAAAAGTGTTTCGCCTGCGCACTTGCCAGAATTCGGTATTCAATCATCGCACTCGCCCCTGTCTGCTCTATCAGATCAAACGTTGCAGCGGGCCCTGCGTCGGGCTGGTGACAGAAGAGGACTATCGTGAAGATGTGCGCAACGCAACCCTGTTCCTGCAAGGCAAGCAGCAAGAGGTACTGAAAGTGATCGAAGCAAAAATGCTGACCGCCGCAGATGAGCTCAATTTCGAGCAGGCTGCACTATTCCGCGACCAGATGCAGTCACTACGCAAAATCCAGGAAAAGCAGTTTGTCGATAGCGGCAGGCTGCTGGATGCCGATGTAATCGCTTGCGTAGCCGGAGAAGACGGCAGCGTCGCCGTCAATCTGGTGATGATCCGTGGTGGTCGGCATCTCGGTGACAAAACCTTTTTTCCGCAAAATGCGCAGGAATACGACCTCAATGCGATATTAGAAACTTTTGTAGCCCAGCATTACCTGCAACGCAGCACACCACCCCTGATCATTTTAGGCGAAAAAATCAATGTGACATTATTGCAGGATTTACTGTCCGAGCAGGCCGGGCACAAGATCACGCTGACAACCCATCCTATCGCCGACCGGCGCAAATGGCTGGATATGGCCGCACAAAATGCGCAATTGGCGTTGCAGCAGCGAATCAACCAGCAAGCCGGTCAGGAAAATCGCCTGCAGGCACTGCAAACAGCACTCGATCTGCCGGGCCTCAAACGTATCGAATGTTTCGATATCAGCCACACCATGGGAGAAGCCACCATGGCATCTTGCGTAGTGTATGACGACATGGCGGAGCGGCATAACGAATACCGCCGTTACAACATTACCGGCAACCAGCCCGGAGACGATTACGCCGCGATGCGCGATGTCTTGCAACGACGTTATGCCCGAATTGCTGCCGGAGAAGGAAAACTGCCTGATCTGATTCTGATCGATGGCGGCAAAGGGCAAGTCAACATCGCTTACGAAGTCATGCTGGAGCTGGGGCTGGGCGATATTCCGCTGCTGGGTGTGGCCAAGGGTGAAGCACGCAAACCCGGACTGGAGCAACTCGTTTATCCACTGCAAACGCCTACCGTGCGCCTGCCGAGCGATCATCCCGGTCTGCACCTGATCCAGCAGATCCGCGATGAAGCCCACCGCTTTGCCATTCAGGGACATCGCGCCAAACGCGCCAAAGCTCGCAACGTTTCCGATCTGGAACAGATCACCGGCATCGGCGCAAAACGCCGCCAAAGCCTGCTGACCCGCTTTGGCGGATTAAAAGGGGTAAAAAATGCCAGTATAGATGAGCTGCAACAAACTGAAGGTATCAGCCGCGCACTGGCAGAAAAGATTTATCGAGAAATACGCTGA
- a CDS encoding 4-oxalocrotonate tautomerase family protein codes for MPYVNIRLAGSLSQEQKRQIAKEFTDTLERVAHKPKSYTYITFDELPHENWAVGGELLSSNK; via the coding sequence ATGCCGTATGTCAATATTCGTCTGGCAGGCTCGCTCAGCCAGGAACAGAAACGCCAGATTGCCAAAGAATTCACCGACACACTCGAACGTGTCGCGCACAAACCCAAATCTTATACCTACATTACTTTCGACGAATTGCCTCACGAAAATTGGGCCGTTGGCGGAGAGCTGCTGAGCAGCAACAAATAA
- a CDS encoding type II toxin-antitoxin system RelE/ParE family toxin, which translates to MSKSAEYRLTPEAARDMETIWLYTLKEWGLEQANRYTDELTEAFGQLTENPKIATPCDRIRKGYRRSQVGRHAIYFRQTNYGIVVVRVLHDRMLSTLHL; encoded by the coding sequence ATGTCAAAGTCAGCTGAGTATCGGTTAACACCGGAAGCTGCACGCGATATGGAAACCATTTGGCTTTACACACTCAAAGAGTGGGGATTGGAACAGGCCAATCGTTACACAGATGAATTGACAGAAGCGTTTGGTCAGCTGACGGAGAATCCGAAAATAGCAACACCCTGCGATCGTATCCGTAAAGGGTATCGCCGGAGTCAAGTTGGGCGACACGCTATATATTTCCGGCAAACAAATTACGGAATTGTGGTAGTACGTGTACTGCATGATCGAATGTTATCTACGCTGCATTTGTAG
- a CDS encoding type II toxin-antitoxin system ParD family antitoxin, producing the protein MGTTRKTITVTDQQDKWIKAQIEGGDFTNDSEYIRDLIRRDQARNSEIDTIRGELIKGEQSGEPQPFDGDLFKEGMTAKHVKVS; encoded by the coding sequence ATGGGAACAACCCGTAAAACCATCACTGTTACCGATCAGCAAGATAAGTGGATTAAGGCTCAGATTGAGGGCGGTGACTTCACCAATGACAGTGAATATATCCGAGATCTGATTAGGCGTGATCAAGCTCGCAATTCTGAAATCGATACTATTCGCGGCGAGTTAATCAAAGGCGAACAAAGTGGTGAACCACAGCCATTTGACGGCGATTTGTTTAAAGAAGGAATGACCGCAAAACATGTCAAAGTCAGCTGA
- a CDS encoding type II toxin-antitoxin system RelE/ParE family toxin: MSKSAEYRLTPEAARDMENIWLYTLKEWGLEQANRYTDELTEAFGQLAENPEMATPCDRIRKGYRRSQVGRHAIYFRQTNYGIVVVRVLHDRMLSTLHL; this comes from the coding sequence ATGTCAAAGTCAGCTGAATATCGGTTAACACCGGAAGCTGCTCGCGATATGGAAAACATTTGGCTTTACACACTCAAAGAGTGGGGTTTGGAACAGGCCAATCGTTACACAGACGAATTGACAGAAGCGTTTGGTCAATTGGCGGAGAATCCGGAAATGGCAACACCCTGCGATCGTATCCGTAAAGGGTATCGCCGTAGTCAAGTTGGGCGACACGCTATATATTTCCGGCAAACAAATTACGGAATTGTGGTAGTTCGTGTACTGCATGATCGAATGTTATCTACGCTGCATTTGTAG
- a CDS encoding type II toxin-antitoxin system ParD family antitoxin: protein MTVTDQQDKWIKAQIEGGDFTNDSEYIRDLIRRDQARNSEIDTIRSELIKGEQSGEPQPFDGVLFKEGMTAKHVKVS from the coding sequence ATCACTGTTACCGACCAGCAGGACAAGTGGATTAAAGCTCAGATTGAGGGTGGCGACTTCACCAATGACAGTGAATATATCCGAGATCTGATTAGGCGTGATCAAGCTCGCAATTCTGAAATCGATACCATTCGTAGCGAGCTAATCAAAGGCGAACAGAGTGGTGAACCACAGCCATTTGACGGCGTTTTGTTTAAAGAAGGAATGACCGCCAAACATGTCAAAGTCAGCTGA
- a CDS encoding IS5 family transposase gives MSFADAEYANKGKVTRREKFLDQLDGLLPWQAMIDVIEPHYAPGNGRGRKPFALELMLRAHVAQIIYNYSDPGMEDALYEIESLRRFCGIRLEAVPDESTILQFRHLLEKHGLMDQIFQVINQTLGERGLFLKAGTIVDASLIAAPTSTKNKSRSRDPEMHSSKKGNQWFFGSKFHIGVDHETGLVHTLKVTSGHVSDVAEAAALLHGEEQFVHGDAGYQGLDKRPEMPAESPPACVIAMRPGKLARLTKDDSGAAQLLRGAARELAKRRAKVEHVFRDIKIRFGYAKNRYRGLAKNAARLTFLTAIANVIRGDAYERRCLVASEI, from the coding sequence ATGAGTTTTGCTGATGCCGAATACGCCAATAAGGGCAAAGTCACGCGCCGCGAGAAGTTTCTCGATCAACTTGACGGGTTATTGCCTTGGCAGGCTATGATTGATGTTATTGAACCACACTATGCGCCAGGCAATGGGCGTGGCCGCAAACCATTTGCCTTGGAATTGATGCTGCGCGCGCATGTTGCGCAAATTATCTACAACTATTCCGATCCGGGCATGGAAGATGCGCTGTATGAGATTGAATCACTGCGCCGTTTTTGCGGCATTCGTCTGGAAGCCGTGCCGGATGAAAGCACCATTTTGCAATTTCGGCATTTACTGGAAAAACACGGGTTAATGGATCAGATCTTCCAGGTCATCAACCAAACGCTGGGTGAGCGTGGGTTGTTCTTGAAAGCCGGCACCATCGTCGATGCCAGCCTGATTGCCGCGCCGACTTCAACCAAAAATAAGAGCCGGTCGCGTGATCCAGAAATGCATTCCAGCAAAAAGGGCAATCAATGGTTTTTCGGCAGCAAGTTTCATATCGGCGTCGATCATGAAACCGGGTTGGTGCATACGCTCAAAGTAACCTCGGGGCATGTCAGCGACGTTGCCGAAGCCGCCGCCCTGCTGCATGGCGAGGAACAGTTTGTTCATGGCGATGCCGGATATCAGGGGCTGGATAAACGCCCGGAGATGCCGGCGGAAAGCCCTCCAGCCTGCGTGATCGCGATGCGTCCGGGCAAACTGGCCAGGCTCACGAAAGACGATTCCGGGGCGGCTCAACTACTGCGCGGTGCCGCCCGTGAGCTGGCGAAACGCCGCGCCAAAGTCGAACACGTGTTTCGGGATATCAAAATCCGCTTTGGGTATGCTAAAAATCGCTATCGCGGCCTGGCCAAAAATGCGGCCCGTTTGACCTTCCTGACAGCCATTGCCAACGTCATCCGTGGTGATGCTTATGAACGTCGATGTCTTGTTGCGTCTGAAATTTGA
- a CDS encoding TrbC/VirB2 family protein yields the protein MKLIHIKDISPFFCFFSIVFLCALLFSTDNAQAAVGAGGALPYETWLVNLRNSVTGPVAFTLSIVGIVVAGGILIFGGELNAFFRTLIFIVLVMALLVGANNIMTNLFQGAVIPGEIPQDQESIVNSQE from the coding sequence ATGAAACTGATTCATATCAAGGATATCTCTCCATTCTTTTGTTTCTTCTCAATCGTTTTTTTGTGTGCGCTTTTGTTTTCGACCGATAACGCACAAGCCGCTGTAGGCGCGGGTGGTGCGCTTCCCTATGAAACCTGGCTGGTTAATCTCAGAAACTCCGTCACCGGTCCGGTTGCTTTTACCCTATCCATTGTCGGTATTGTCGTTGCAGGCGGCATTCTGATCTTTGGCGGTGAACTCAATGCCTTTTTCCGCACCTTGATTTTTATCGTGTTGGTTATGGCATTACTCGTCGGTGCGAACAACATCATGACCAATTTGTTTCAGGGTGCGGTTATTCCGGGTGAAATACCCCAAGACCAGGAATCAATCGTAAATTCACAGGAATAG
- a CDS encoding VirB3 family type IV secretion system protein, with the protein MALRTIPIRQSGNRPNLFMGGDRELVMFSILIAATSIFVAMEVKATIFGVALWFFALFALRLMAKNDPQLRHVYLRQMQYKKYYPARSTPFYDNTLTQEKQHL; encoded by the coding sequence ATGGCGCTTCGAACCATACCTATCCGTCAATCGGGTAACCGTCCTAACCTGTTTATGGGTGGTGACCGGGAACTGGTTATGTTTTCTATCCTGATTGCAGCGACTTCCATTTTTGTGGCGATGGAAGTCAAGGCTACGATCTTTGGGGTAGCCCTGTGGTTTTTTGCACTGTTTGCACTACGACTGATGGCTAAAAATGATCCGCAGCTACGTCATGTTTATCTGCGCCAGATGCAATACAAGAAATACTATCCGGCGCGAAGCACCCCTTTTTATGACAATACGCTCACACAGGAAAAACAGCATCTATGA
- a CDS encoding site-specific integrase, giving the protein MPRSCGVIRVDQITGDVIWSVIQGVLAKGNKPATVNRYLALIRSLLRMARDEWQWIDAMPKIRFLAGETERDRWLTREEADRLIAVSPPHLAALIRFALATGCRAREITGLEWNRVDLERRTAWLNQTKNGTPRGVPLNFDAVIVLEEQLGKHPQFCFTYFGAPIRWEITNSAWHTALAKAGISDFRFHDLRHTWASWHRQAGTSCDELKDLGGWKSRIMVDRYAKYATEHLRVAAARIEGGRGGNVVNLSRFCHVQKEKRS; this is encoded by the coding sequence TTGCCGCGCAGTTGCGGCGTTATCAGGGTAGACCAGATCACTGGTGATGTGATTTGGTCCGTAATTCAGGGTGTACTGGCAAAGGGGAACAAACCTGCTACAGTTAATCGTTATCTGGCACTAATTCGTAGCTTGTTACGCATGGCACGTGATGAATGGCAGTGGATAGATGCGATGCCAAAAATTCGCTTTTTAGCGGGTGAAACAGAGCGTGATAGATGGCTGACAAGAGAGGAGGCTGATCGATTAATAGCGGTTAGTCCTCCACATTTGGCAGCTTTGATCCGTTTTGCTCTCGCGACTGGATGCCGTGCCAGGGAAATCACTGGGTTGGAATGGAATCGGGTTGATTTGGAACGTAGAACAGCCTGGCTTAACCAAACCAAGAATGGAACACCGAGAGGTGTGCCGCTAAATTTCGATGCAGTCATTGTTCTTGAAGAACAGCTCGGCAAGCATCCGCAGTTTTGCTTTACTTATTTTGGTGCGCCGATTCGTTGGGAAATCACAAACAGCGCATGGCATACCGCATTGGCTAAAGCAGGAATAAGTGATTTTCGGTTTCATGACCTTAGACATACTTGGGCTTCATGGCATCGTCAGGCTGGCACGAGCTGCGATGAGCTGAAGGATCTAGGTGGCTGGAAATCTAGAATTATGGTGGATCGCTATGCGAAGTATGCAACCGAGCATTTGAGGGTTGCAGCGGCTAGAATCGAGGGCGGACGTGGGGGGAACGTGGTTAACTTGTCACGTTTTTGTCACGTTCAAAAAGAAAAAAGGAGTTAG
- a CDS encoding CDP-alcohol phosphatidyltransferase family protein, producing MTETIFIHLVSDSAAKLWGLSGRQRLQRMLTETQSTFEIIENLSNLPAAARVLLIRADYLYDGRILKALLPFDPFMMLVTDDDQPVAILTPASETTVMQAVLQGEAPIPVTLLQKKLADIQTGMQQNLKKKDSPYILPISETNRTALEQELFAASYKGVTDLVTKWAWPLPAFWVTHLCVRFGLKPNHVTLLSLLFAMLAGWAFWEGEFGWGLLLGWLMTFLDTVDGKLARVTLTSSKIGDILDHGLDIVHPPLWYWAWGLGVMTTVTPLAELEWLVGLMFLGYIGGRFCEGAFQLWLAPFDLFIWRKVDSFNRLITARRNPNLLLLTAGWMAGRPDIGLILVVAWHLASTLILTIRLMMAWRERTQAGKLHSWMEPIDPIRNRDQLAVRVFTRVPLAHRYGKTDTARF from the coding sequence ATGACGGAAACCATTTTTATTCATCTTGTCAGCGATAGCGCCGCCAAGCTCTGGGGACTCAGCGGTCGGCAACGTTTACAACGCATGCTGACAGAAACCCAATCCACGTTTGAAATAATTGAAAACCTCTCAAACCTGCCTGCAGCGGCCCGTGTTTTACTGATACGCGCGGATTATCTGTATGACGGCAGAATACTAAAAGCCCTACTGCCTTTCGATCCATTCATGATGCTGGTTACGGATGACGACCAACCGGTTGCCATTCTCACCCCCGCGAGCGAAACAACTGTGATGCAGGCAGTATTGCAAGGGGAGGCACCCATCCCGGTCACACTGCTTCAAAAAAAACTGGCAGATATTCAAACTGGAATGCAGCAGAATCTGAAAAAGAAAGATTCTCCCTATATTTTACCGATAAGCGAAACCAATCGCACCGCGCTGGAGCAAGAGCTATTCGCGGCTTCGTATAAAGGTGTCACGGATCTGGTCACCAAGTGGGCATGGCCACTGCCAGCGTTCTGGGTGACTCATTTGTGCGTGCGCTTTGGTCTGAAACCCAATCATGTCACTTTACTGAGTTTGTTATTCGCGATGCTCGCCGGATGGGCGTTCTGGGAAGGCGAGTTTGGCTGGGGATTATTGCTGGGATGGTTGATGACCTTTCTGGATACAGTAGACGGCAAACTGGCGCGAGTCACACTGACTTCCAGCAAAATCGGCGACATCCTTGACCACGGGCTGGATATTGTTCACCCACCGCTATGGTATTGGGCCTGGGGACTGGGCGTCATGACCACAGTCACCCCATTGGCCGAACTGGAATGGCTTGTCGGACTGATGTTTCTTGGCTACATCGGCGGACGATTTTGTGAGGGCGCCTTTCAGCTCTGGCTGGCGCCGTTTGATCTGTTTATCTGGCGCAAAGTAGACTCGTTCAACCGCCTGATTACCGCCAGACGCAATCCCAACCTACTGCTGCTCACAGCGGGCTGGATGGCTGGTCGACCGGATATCGGACTGATACTGGTTGTGGCCTGGCACCTGGCATCCACGCTGATACTGACTATCAGACTGATGATGGCGTGGCGCGAACGTACTCAGGCTGGGAAGTTACACTCCTGGATGGAACCCATTGATCCCATCAGAAACCGTGATCAACTTGCTGTCCGGGTTTTTACCCGAGTGCCACTGGCGCATCGGTATGGCAAAACAGATACCGCCCGTTTTTAA
- the lptG gene encoding LPS export ABC transporter permease LptG — protein MKIIARYIAWEVFIGMIIAAVILLPLFSFFDLIDQLDDVGKGTYGIKDAFLYMLMLVPRRFIQLAPFIALLGTVGALGVLAVNLELVALRVAGLSPLVISLPAVGVGLLLTSLIVGLEYLVAPQLQQKAIMLRAVALEQSVELGRDLGIWTRDAQNILRIGEMLNQHFGQDIEIIHFNQQGKITAHVQAQHADITDDGMWKLHEVTVRTFTPEKIAITHANAISWHSFLGPEDIATLTKPPESLTPLELMRHTEFLQTTGQQADAYLLALWRKAGAVVMTTAMVLIAIPFVFGSVREGLSGKLVLASLVGIGVYLLDQIIANIGLMLQLNPIITSLSPGLLLIATAGYWLLRRVV, from the coding sequence TTGAAGATCATTGCACGTTACATTGCCTGGGAAGTCTTCATTGGCATGATCATTGCTGCAGTTATTCTGTTACCGCTATTCAGTTTTTTTGATCTGATTGATCAGCTTGATGATGTTGGCAAAGGAACATACGGTATCAAGGATGCCTTTTTATATATGCTGATGCTGGTGCCGCGTCGATTTATCCAATTAGCGCCATTCATCGCCCTGTTAGGCACAGTGGGGGCACTGGGGGTACTGGCGGTTAATCTGGAGCTGGTGGCGTTACGGGTAGCCGGGCTGTCTCCCCTGGTAATCAGCTTGCCAGCGGTGGGGGTGGGATTACTGCTAACCAGTTTAATTGTCGGACTCGAATACCTGGTTGCCCCCCAGCTACAGCAAAAAGCCATCATGCTGCGCGCAGTTGCGCTGGAACAGAGTGTGGAGCTGGGTCGCGATCTTGGCATCTGGACACGTGATGCACAAAATATTCTGCGTATCGGAGAAATGCTGAACCAGCATTTTGGTCAGGATATCGAGATTATCCACTTCAACCAGCAAGGCAAAATAACCGCTCATGTACAGGCACAACATGCTGATATCACTGATGATGGCATGTGGAAATTACACGAAGTGACCGTGCGCACCTTTACGCCGGAAAAAATAGCGATAACCCATGCAAACGCCATCAGCTGGCACTCATTTCTGGGGCCGGAAGATATCGCAACCTTAACAAAACCCCCTGAGAGCCTCACCCCGCTTGAATTGATGCGACATACCGAATTCCTGCAGACTACCGGACAACAAGCCGACGCCTATCTACTGGCTCTGTGGCGAAAAGCGGGGGCAGTCGTCATGACCACTGCAATGGTGCTGATCGCAATTCCTTTTGTATTTGGCTCGGTACGGGAAGGGTTAAGCGGAAAGCTGGTGCTTGCTTCGCTCGTGGGAATTGGTGTTTACCTGCTCGACCAGATCATCGCCAATATCGGATTGATGCTACAACTTAATCCGATAATCACTTCGTTATCTCCAGGATTGTTGCTGATTGCCACGGCAGGGTACTGGCTACTGCGGCGTGTTGTCTGA
- the lptF gene encoding LPS export ABC transporter permease LptF produces the protein MRIIEKYIARELLLPFLVVTLILIGLFTSFNVARFLTSAVSETLGAGAMFKLVGLKTIIAAEVLIPIAFYVAVIYGLSRLNRDQELNVLRSVGYSDSRITFTVFWVALPVAILSGLLSVYARPWAYAESYIMDAQAQAELNADRFQPGRFYGSEKSGRVIFVRNKDDNEKRLEGIFHYVRTIGKSEIITATEGYQREITLEQPARIELVDGQVYRLTQPAVKDTMIHFEKLTYFNEDPQAMDSRRKAASTRALWSSEQPREIAELQWRLSRPVATVLLALMAISFTRAAPRKGKNDKTFIAAALVFALYYNLSGLAKTWVEQGVVAAIPGIWWLYGVFFLVVMLRLWDIRAIRAVRQN, from the coding sequence ATGAGAATTATCGAGAAGTATATTGCGCGCGAGCTGTTACTTCCTTTCCTGGTCGTCACCCTCATCCTGATTGGACTTTTTACCAGTTTCAACGTGGCACGTTTCCTCACCAGCGCGGTTTCTGAAACCCTGGGCGCCGGGGCAATGTTCAAACTGGTCGGATTGAAAACAATCATCGCAGCTGAAGTGCTGATTCCCATCGCTTTCTATGTAGCAGTAATTTACGGCCTGAGCCGGCTGAATCGCGACCAGGAGCTGAACGTATTGCGCTCGGTTGGTTATAGCGATAGCCGCATTACTTTCACTGTTTTTTGGGTAGCCTTGCCCGTGGCGATACTCAGTGGCTTGCTGTCTGTTTATGCGCGCCCCTGGGCTTATGCCGAAAGCTATATCATGGATGCTCAGGCACAAGCGGAATTAAATGCGGACCGGTTCCAGCCCGGTCGATTTTATGGCAGCGAAAAAAGTGGCCGGGTCATTTTTGTTCGTAACAAGGACGATAACGAAAAACGTCTTGAAGGCATATTCCATTATGTTAGAACTATCGGAAAAAGTGAAATTATCACGGCAACCGAAGGTTACCAGCGGGAGATCACCCTGGAACAACCGGCCCGTATCGAACTTGTCGATGGTCAGGTGTATCGGCTGACTCAGCCCGCCGTCAAAGATACGATGATCCACTTTGAGAAACTGACCTATTTCAATGAGGATCCACAGGCCATGGATTCACGACGCAAAGCGGCGTCGACTCGCGCATTATGGAGTAGCGAGCAGCCACGTGAAATCGCTGAGCTGCAATGGCGGCTTTCACGTCCGGTGGCTACCGTCCTGCTTGCGCTGATGGCCATCTCATTTACCAGGGCAGCGCCCCGCAAGGGAAAAAATGATAAAACCTTCATCGCTGCAGCATTGGTGTTTGCCCTCTATTACAACCTAAGCGGATTGGCAAAAACCTGGGTAGAACAGGGTGTCGTTGCCGCCATACCCGGCATCTGGTGGTTGTATGGCGTTTTCTTCCTGGTAGTGATGCTGCGTTTGTGGGATATCAGGGCAATACGAGCTGTGAGGCAAAATTGA
- a CDS encoding nucleotidyltransferase family protein, producing the protein MNKNSYTALVLAADRAGGDQVARTAGTACKAFAPVGGRPMVLRVLDALANCQEVPSILLCGPPQALLTQCPELKQRIELGQVGWIENQKSPSQSAAAGMAQVAEDQRILLTTADHALLSTEIVTYFLQKSRELDCDATVGMVEHKTIQRQFPQNKRTVIRLKDANLCGCNLFTFNPRGRHLVTFWQQAEALRKRPWRLVSQVLGWRAVWAYLLGNLSLDQAMHTISQKSGVRVAPVMLPFAEAGIDVDKRTDLQLVESILAARSPLSS; encoded by the coding sequence GTGAATAAGAACAGCTATACCGCCCTGGTATTGGCGGCAGACCGCGCTGGAGGCGACCAGGTTGCACGTACAGCGGGTACAGCCTGCAAGGCGTTTGCTCCTGTTGGCGGGCGGCCCATGGTGCTGCGCGTGCTGGACGCACTGGCCAATTGTCAGGAGGTGCCATCAATACTGCTATGCGGTCCGCCCCAGGCACTGCTTACGCAATGTCCTGAGCTCAAACAACGGATCGAACTAGGGCAAGTCGGCTGGATAGAAAACCAAAAGTCACCCAGTCAAAGCGCAGCAGCCGGCATGGCACAGGTAGCGGAAGACCAGCGCATCCTCCTGACGACTGCGGATCATGCGCTGCTCTCGACTGAGATTGTGACGTATTTTCTGCAAAAATCCAGGGAGCTCGATTGTGATGCCACGGTGGGAATGGTCGAGCACAAAACAATTCAGCGTCAGTTTCCACAAAACAAACGAACTGTCATTCGACTCAAAGATGCGAATCTATGCGGATGTAACCTGTTTACATTCAACCCTCGCGGGCGCCATCTGGTCACATTCTGGCAGCAGGCGGAAGCGCTGCGTAAACGACCATGGCGTCTGGTCAGTCAGGTATTGGGCTGGCGAGCGGTATGGGCTTATCTGCTGGGGAATCTGTCACTTGATCAGGCGATGCACACTATTTCGCAAAAATCTGGTGTCAGGGTAGCACCCGTCATGTTACCTTTCGCGGAAGCGGGAATAGACGTTGACAAGCGAACGGATTTGCAGCTGGTAGAATCCATTCTGGCCGCTCGCTCACCGTTATCTTCATAA